One stretch of Rosistilla oblonga DNA includes these proteins:
- a CDS encoding HEAT repeat domain-containing protein yields MSDNSELIEFLIGPGVDPAESAQYIQSLHQAPVESIEMILRSLINNLEPIVADKPGVIDGLLRLLQSNLLRQPSEEAETLDSDLIVALYENLPKELGTRFLLLHALAIARGPEHLQALAELLVEDAPQNWIQVGLVLSPLFQHAGWDVDSMFPRVLDAIQNLAVAGGILDLANHLFRSGQTKRHRCVDRSDDLIPLLGALVAQLEQVEKNPKAFGDTPEQVNQVLSEAIALIVSVCDALALIGVDRAIPQLKLAMELSHRRIQTEAAGALARLEQEEGIDRLIELAAEPSARLRVLAYAEELGLEEKIDDQYQTAASRAESELALWLAQPGQMAVPPSRIELLDHRLQFWPGFDDPIDCFLFRFDYHFAQGDFSNLGIVGPMVHAFSADITHLPIEEAYAAFAGWQAEHEDIYVVGTEHWNAAQRRAADVSVKELEEKGFEAVTPEFLGFFLGEHALVALASKDDAIGVCVYDGLELVWYPTSGRMRPLTAQDVWQIYMGRKILRTFNT; encoded by the coding sequence GTGTCCGATAACTCTGAACTTATCGAATTTCTGATCGGCCCTGGCGTCGACCCTGCCGAGTCGGCGCAGTATATCCAATCGCTGCACCAAGCGCCGGTCGAATCGATCGAGATGATCCTGCGATCGTTGATCAACAATCTGGAACCGATCGTCGCCGACAAACCGGGCGTGATCGATGGCCTGCTGCGGTTGTTGCAATCGAATCTGCTGCGTCAGCCGAGCGAAGAGGCGGAGACGCTCGATTCGGATTTGATCGTCGCCTTGTACGAAAACCTGCCCAAGGAATTGGGGACTCGGTTTTTGTTGCTGCACGCGTTGGCGATCGCTCGCGGGCCCGAGCATCTGCAAGCGTTGGCTGAACTGCTGGTCGAGGACGCTCCGCAAAACTGGATCCAAGTGGGGCTGGTCCTCAGCCCGCTGTTCCAACACGCTGGCTGGGATGTCGATTCGATGTTCCCTCGCGTTTTGGACGCGATTCAAAATCTGGCCGTCGCCGGTGGGATCTTGGATCTAGCAAACCATCTGTTTCGGTCGGGACAAACGAAGCGGCATCGGTGCGTCGATCGCAGCGATGATCTGATCCCGTTGCTCGGAGCGTTGGTCGCTCAGTTGGAACAAGTCGAAAAGAATCCTAAGGCGTTTGGCGACACGCCCGAACAGGTCAATCAGGTTCTCAGCGAAGCGATCGCGCTGATCGTTTCGGTCTGCGATGCGTTGGCGTTGATCGGAGTCGATCGCGCGATTCCGCAATTGAAGCTGGCGATGGAGTTGTCGCATCGGCGAATCCAAACCGAAGCGGCTGGCGCGTTGGCTCGGCTGGAACAAGAAGAAGGGATCGACCGGCTGATCGAATTGGCAGCCGAACCGTCGGCGCGGCTGCGCGTGTTGGCTTATGCGGAAGAGTTGGGGCTGGAAGAGAAAATCGACGATCAGTATCAAACGGCTGCCAGTCGCGCTGAATCGGAACTCGCATTGTGGTTAGCTCAGCCTGGGCAGATGGCGGTTCCACCGAGTCGCATCGAATTGTTGGATCATCGGTTGCAGTTCTGGCCTGGATTCGACGATCCGATCGACTGCTTCCTGTTCCGATTCGACTACCATTTCGCCCAAGGCGACTTCAGCAACCTAGGGATCGTCGGGCCGATGGTTCACGCTTTTTCAGCCGACATCACGCACTTGCCTATTGAAGAAGCGTATGCCGCATTTGCCGGATGGCAAGCCGAACACGAAGACATCTACGTCGTCGGCACCGAACATTGGAACGCAGCTCAGCGGCGGGCCGCCGACGTGTCGGTGAAAGAACTCGAAGAGAAAGGATTCGAAGCGGTCACTCCCGAATTCCTGGGCTTCTTCCTCGGCGAACACGCGTTGGTCGCTTTGGCTTCCAAAGACGATGCCATCGGTGTCTGTGTTTATGATGGTCTTGAGTTGGTGTGGTATCCCACGTCGGGCCGGATGCGTCCGCTGACCGCTCAGGATGTCTGGCAGATCTACATGGGCCGAAAGATCTTGCGGACCTTCAACACCTGA
- a CDS encoding SDR family oxidoreductase, with product MTEKKIAIVTGAGSGIGRHVAIALMENGYHVVLAGRNRETLDETAGLGPEGSASVIPCDVSDADSVGNLFAETVERLGRLDLLFNNAGINAPSVPMDELTIDQWQQVVDVNLTGVFLCTREAFRVMKKQTPRGGRIINNGSISAHVPRPQSIAYTATKHAVTGITKSTALDGRPHNIACGQIDIGNAATEMTRRMEHGVPQADGSLKAEPTMDVREIGRAVLYMASLPLDANVLNMTVMASAMPYVGRG from the coding sequence ATGACAGAGAAAAAGATCGCGATCGTGACGGGAGCCGGTTCGGGGATCGGACGCCACGTCGCCATCGCGTTGATGGAAAACGGATACCACGTCGTTCTGGCGGGACGCAATCGCGAGACGCTCGACGAGACAGCCGGCTTGGGGCCCGAAGGATCTGCGTCGGTAATCCCGTGCGATGTGTCCGACGCCGATTCGGTCGGCAATCTGTTCGCCGAAACAGTCGAGCGACTGGGGCGATTAGATCTGTTGTTCAACAACGCTGGGATCAACGCTCCGAGTGTGCCGATGGATGAATTGACGATCGATCAATGGCAGCAGGTGGTCGACGTGAATCTGACAGGCGTGTTCTTGTGTACTCGTGAAGCGTTTCGCGTGATGAAAAAACAGACGCCTCGAGGAGGCCGGATCATCAACAACGGATCGATCTCGGCTCACGTTCCCCGCCCGCAATCGATCGCTTACACCGCGACAAAACATGCGGTGACGGGGATCACCAAATCGACGGCGCTCGACGGTCGGCCGCACAACATCGCATGTGGTCAGATCGATATCGGCAACGCGGCGACCGAGATGACACGCCGGATGGAGCATGGCGTTCCGCAAGCCGATGGCAGCCTGAAGGCCGAACCGACGATGGACGTCCGCGAGATCGGCCGAGCGGTCCTCTATATGGCCAGCCTTCCGCTGGACGCCAATGTCCTGAACATGACCGTCATGGCATCGGCGATGCCGTACGTCGGCAGGGGCTAG
- a CDS encoding HD-GYP domain-containing protein — protein MADPALASRTRCIDDPHFDPDALIQQVESLEHEVQSLTEQVTRDFEELALLQSLAVSMELRNSTPEPIALMLDFLPKLPLSTMCQAVALVPNMEMFADQQASLSNAATLWSGDPLVEDEVCRKIIDTFGENAQVDPVVINDLAADQIDSRIRDIILVEIRHADRLAGWLIACNHVKPEGCLPGVRDGFTTIEANLILTAGSILATQLHNTRLLRQKEQLFTDVVRAMVNAVEARDDYTCGHSERVALFAQELAKQAGLTVTDCDRIYLTGLLHDVGKIAVPDAVLQKPGLLNAEERSVIETHPDVGWRILYPLVNQLSEVLPGVLFHHERIDGKGYPDGLVGEEIPLDGRILAISDAYDAMTSDRPYRGGMPQEKAEEILRSGAGTQWDADLIGHFFDAMPRMIAIRESYNRREPQARQHGSYMPVEG, from the coding sequence ATGGCCGATCCCGCTCTCGCTTCGCGCACCCGTTGCATCGACGATCCTCATTTCGATCCCGACGCCCTGATTCAGCAAGTCGAAAGTCTGGAACATGAGGTTCAGTCGTTGACCGAACAGGTCACTCGCGATTTCGAAGAGTTGGCGTTGCTGCAGTCGTTGGCCGTTTCGATGGAGTTGCGGAACTCGACACCAGAGCCGATAGCGCTGATGCTCGACTTCTTGCCCAAGCTGCCGCTGTCGACGATGTGTCAGGCTGTCGCGTTGGTTCCGAACATGGAGATGTTTGCGGATCAGCAAGCCAGTTTGAGTAACGCGGCTACGCTGTGGAGCGGTGATCCGTTGGTTGAAGACGAGGTCTGCCGGAAGATCATCGACACCTTCGGCGAAAACGCTCAGGTCGATCCGGTCGTGATCAACGACTTGGCCGCCGATCAGATCGATTCGCGAATCCGCGATATCATCCTTGTCGAGATTCGTCATGCCGATCGTTTGGCCGGTTGGTTGATCGCGTGCAATCACGTCAAGCCGGAAGGATGTCTGCCCGGAGTTCGCGACGGCTTTACGACGATCGAAGCGAATCTGATCCTGACCGCCGGATCGATCCTGGCGACTCAATTGCACAACACGCGGTTGCTGCGTCAGAAGGAACAGTTGTTTACCGATGTCGTCCGCGCGATGGTCAACGCGGTCGAAGCTCGCGATGATTATACGTGCGGTCACAGCGAACGGGTTGCGTTGTTTGCTCAAGAGCTAGCGAAGCAGGCGGGGCTGACGGTGACCGATTGCGATCGCATCTACCTGACCGGCCTGCTGCACGATGTTGGTAAGATCGCCGTCCCCGACGCGGTCCTCCAGAAACCGGGGCTGTTGAACGCCGAAGAGCGAAGCGTGATCGAAACCCATCCCGACGTCGGTTGGCGGATTTTGTATCCGTTGGTCAATCAGTTGTCGGAAGTTCTTCCCGGCGTGCTGTTCCATCACGAACGGATCGATGGCAAAGGTTATCCCGACGGGCTTGTCGGCGAAGAGATCCCGTTGGATGGACGGATCTTGGCGATCAGCGACGCCTACGACGCGATGACCAGCGACCGACCTTACCGCGGCGGGATGCCTCAGGAAAAGGCGGAAGAGATCCTTCGCAGCGGTGCGGGAACGCAGTGGGATGCCGACTTGATCGGTCACTTCTTCGATGCCATGCCGCGGATGATCGCAATCCGCGAAAGCTACAACCGCCGCGAACCGCAGGCTCGCCAACACGGTTCGTACATGCCTGTCGAAGGCTAG
- a CDS encoding DEAD/DEAH box helicase, whose product MFSPLAQPLIALDRSEVQRQLSRADEAIRAELGFGLRANQFQVSEKLLARSITELATGEGKTVAAVPAISLLARHSDGVLVCTANDYLAQRDANLLSPVFQRLGLSCGVVAAGVSSDDRRAAYRCDITYGTIREFGFDYLRDCLTQRQQPATDLLQRPPQTLLVDEADSLLIDEATSPLIISGSQAGAGPATEASYRWAADASPVFEATRDYCVMPDSGLVALTAAGRARVYRQAMPPAMNPLAMTDVLHAIERAIYVNVHFHRDKHYLVRDGKIVIVDEYTGRTADGRSWSGGVQQAIEAREQLSLTNETRPIAQVTVQDFVQRFPNLSGMTGTAIESRREFQTVYGLQVTQVASHSPSQRQTLPEIVCRNQTEKWDAVAGETQQMLRAGRAVLIGTRTVEQSQRLADRLRREGIESEVLNATNPEREAEIIAAAGQSGRVTVATNMAGRGTDIRLADSVRDAGGLHVIGTELHASARIDRQLAGRSGRCGDPGSYRQFMAADDEILHAAFGAAQAAAIADQAASANMNANLFRKAQKIVQARGVEDRSALAARNQHLATMYRSLGLDPVLDRFAANSPELENA is encoded by the coding sequence GTGTTCTCTCCGTTGGCTCAGCCGTTGATCGCGCTCGACCGCAGCGAAGTGCAGCGCCAACTGAGTCGGGCGGACGAGGCGATCCGGGCGGAGTTGGGCTTTGGTTTGCGAGCCAACCAGTTCCAGGTCAGCGAAAAACTGCTGGCCCGTTCGATTACCGAACTGGCGACCGGCGAGGGGAAGACGGTGGCTGCGGTTCCGGCGATCTCGCTGCTGGCAAGGCACAGCGATGGCGTGCTGGTCTGCACGGCGAACGACTATCTGGCGCAGCGCGATGCGAATCTGTTGAGTCCCGTTTTTCAGCGGTTGGGCCTTTCCTGCGGCGTCGTCGCCGCGGGCGTCAGCAGCGACGATCGCCGCGCCGCCTACCGATGCGACATCACCTACGGCACGATCCGCGAATTCGGCTTCGACTACCTCCGCGACTGTCTTACGCAGCGTCAGCAGCCCGCGACCGATCTGCTGCAGCGGCCTCCGCAAACGCTGCTGGTCGATGAAGCGGACAGCTTGTTGATCGATGAAGCGACGTCGCCGCTGATCATCAGTGGCTCGCAAGCCGGCGCGGGGCCAGCCACTGAAGCTTCCTACCGCTGGGCCGCCGACGCATCTCCAGTCTTCGAAGCGACTCGCGATTACTGCGTGATGCCCGACTCCGGATTGGTTGCGTTGACAGCGGCAGGCCGCGCTCGAGTCTATCGGCAAGCGATGCCGCCGGCGATGAATCCGCTAGCGATGACCGACGTCTTGCATGCGATCGAACGCGCGATTTATGTAAACGTTCACTTCCACCGCGACAAGCACTACCTGGTCCGCGATGGAAAGATCGTGATCGTCGATGAATACACCGGTCGAACGGCGGACGGACGTTCCTGGAGCGGCGGAGTGCAGCAGGCGATCGAAGCTCGCGAGCAGTTGTCGCTGACCAATGAGACTCGGCCGATCGCGCAGGTGACGGTTCAGGACTTTGTGCAGCGGTTCCCCAACCTGAGTGGCATGACGGGAACGGCGATCGAATCGCGTCGCGAGTTCCAGACAGTCTATGGATTACAGGTCACGCAAGTTGCCTCGCACTCTCCTTCGCAACGCCAGACGTTGCCGGAGATCGTTTGCCGCAACCAAACGGAGAAGTGGGACGCCGTTGCCGGCGAGACGCAGCAGATGTTGCGAGCCGGCCGAGCGGTGCTGATCGGAACGCGAACGGTCGAGCAGTCGCAGCGATTGGCCGATCGGCTGCGACGCGAGGGGATCGAATCGGAAGTGCTCAACGCGACAAATCCCGAACGCGAAGCGGAGATCATCGCCGCGGCGGGGCAATCCGGACGCGTGACCGTGGCGACGAACATGGCGGGGCGTGGAACCGATATCCGGCTGGCCGATTCGGTCCGCGACGCGGGTGGACTGCACGTGATCGGGACCGAATTGCACGCGTCCGCGCGGATCGATCGCCAATTGGCGGGGCGCAGCGGGCGCTGTGGCGATCCTGGATCGTACCGTCAATTCATGGCGGCCGACGACGAAATCCTGCACGCTGCGTTCGGAGCGGCCCAGGCTGCGGCGATCGCCGATCAGGCGGCGTCTGCTAATATGAACGCAAACCTCTTTCGCAAAGCTCAGAAAATAGTCCAAGCTCGCGGCGTGGAAGATCGCAGCGCGTTGGCCGCTCGCAATCAACACCTGGCGACGATGTACCGATCGCTGGGACTCGATCCGGTTCTGGATCGTTTCGCCGCCAATTCACCCGAATTGGAAAACGCGTGA